DNA from Synechococcus elongatus PCC 6301:
TGCGCCAGCGCGGTACGGTTTCGGCAAACACCTCCGTCAGCGAGGTTCGCGCCAGCAAGAGGGCTTGAGACTCGCGGTTTTCTAGCTCAACAGCCCGGAAGAAGAGACCAAAGCGATCGATTTGCTCTGAGCATTCCAAGTCGATCGCCTCTAGGCGCTTGCGGGCTTGGGCTGGCAGATCGACTCGCCGCAGCAACGATCGCGTCAGGGTGCGGATCGTGGCGAGAGGGGTCTTCACCTCATGGGCGATCGCCTGCAAGAGTTCTAAATCGGCGCCGACGGTTGAACGGTCGGGGCGATCGCTGACCTCTTCGGTCGAGGGGCGATCGCTAGCGGCCACAGTCGGCCATTGTTGGAGGACTGCCGCCCAAAAAGGCGCCCAAGTTTCCGCCACATTAGCCAGAGGCCGGAAGCGATGCAGGGCCCGAGCGAGTTCAGGCTGGAGGGCAGGAAAGTGATGGGCAGTGTGCTGCGCCAGTAACCGCACTGCTTCTGCCAGAACTTCGGGGGTTTGGCTGAAATAACAGCTGGGCTGACTGGGATAGGGGACCAAGATGACTAGAAAACTGAGGCGATCGCTCAGCACTAAGCAAAAGGGTTCTTGCAGCAGTGGATCGCCCAAGCTTAAGGGCAAGACCCGAGGCAAGGGCAGAGCGGCGGTGGGCTGGGTATTCCCTTGGGGCAACCCCAAACTCCCCTGCAAGCCTTCGGGCACCCAGAGCCAATGGTCTAGTCGTGATAAGTCACTCAGGAACGGCAGGGGCGCCGTCAATACAACCCCCGTTTCAACCTCTGCCAGTTGCGATCGCAAAGCTTGCAGCATCGCCCACCAGGTTGGTTCTGCGGCACTACCGGCGATCGCCTGCAATTCTGCTGGCAGCAGCTGACTCAGCCCAGGAATTGTCGTTTCAATCAGTGGCGAAGATGGCACGCCCAAGAAGTTACAAAGGTCCTTTGCCTAGGTCAAAAGGGGCGGTCAGCCCAGCCCTCCTTGAGCTTATCCCCTCTGTCATGCTGCCGCGATGATTCTACTGATTACGGTTGAAGTGATGGCTGGCGATCGCGAATCGATCTGGACTGCCGACTGTTCAAGGAGCATCAGGCACCGGAGCTACGGTCAAGCTGATCCGTCTGGAAAGACGCTCAACCCGAGAGAATAGGAAGGCTGTCGCGAAGACAGCTCGACTGGCAACTGGATTGGGTGCTCACCACCCGTCGCCCTGAGAGGTTGTAAGACCCGCTTGCTACGGCCCACTGCACAACAACAGGCTGTGATTGATCACGAGCAGGGACGCGCTGTTGTCGTGGCAGTGGCTGGTGCTGGCAAAACCACCACGATTGCGCGGCGGATTGGCCGCTTGGTGCATCAAGTGGAAGTACCGCCTGGGCGGATTCTGGCGACAACTTTTAACCGCTATGCCAGGGGGCAAATCCGCGAAAAGCTCAACCAGCTAGCGGTGCCTGTCGGTGTGGCGGTGCGGACTCTCCACGCGCTGGCGCAACAAATCCTCAAGTTGGAAGCCGATCCTTGGCCTTTGGCCGCCGATGGGGAGATGCGACGGCTGTTCTACGACATGCAGTCGGCGATTCGCCAGGGACGGCTCGATCTGTCGCTGGATCTGAGCAGTCATGAGCAACGGCAAATTGCAGACCTGAATGAGGAGAGCTTCCTCAACTATCTAGGCTATCTCAAGGGCGATCTGCGCTTCAGTGCTTGGCAATTTGAACAGCTACCAACCCATCTGCAAACGGTTGCCACGCTGGAAGTGTGGCCCGAGTCGCAACGCTGGCTCAACGTTTGTGTTGACGCCTTTGAGCAATGCCGCCAAGAGGCACGGTTGCGTAGTTTTGATGATCTGTTAGTCGATGCCTGCCGTTTGCTCTGTGCAGATATGGGGATTCGGGAGCGAGTGCGATCGCGCTTTGATTTCCTGATCGTTGATGAATATCAAGACATCAATCGCGCCCAGAACCTGATTATTTCGGTTCTGGATGAAGCCCAGCAAAACTTGATGGTGGTTGGGGATGATGACCAGACAATCTACGAATGGCGCGGTGCCCGTCCCCAGTTGATTTTGGATAAATTGCGCGATCGCCAGTGGGTGCAGTACACCCTCGATCGCAACTTTCGATCGCGCGCGCCCCAGCTCCTGCTGGCCAATGCCCTGATTCGCCACAATCGCCTGCGATCGCCCAAGCAATTGCAGGGAACAAAGGCTTG
Protein-coding regions in this window:
- a CDS encoding sensor histidine kinase gives rise to the protein MPSSPLIETTIPGLSQLLPAELQAIAGSAAEPTWWAMLQALRSQLAEVETGVVLTAPLPFLSDLSRLDHWLWVPEGLQGSLGLPQGNTQPTAALPLPRVLPLSLGDPLLQEPFCLVLSDRLSFLVILVPYPSQPSCYFSQTPEVLAEAVRLLAQHTAHHFPALQPELARALHRFRPLANVAETWAPFWAAVLQQWPTVAASDRPSTEEVSDRPDRSTVGADLELLQAIAHEVKTPLATIRTLTRSLLRRVDLPAQARKRLEAIDLECSEQIDRFGLFFRAVELENRESQALLLARTSLTEVFAETVPRWRKQAERRSLALDLQLPERMPAVVSDPTMLDQALTSLVERFTRNLPAGSRIEIVVSLAGAQLKLRLTATELVSDPSEQPRTAPRSLGQLLTVQPETGSLSLKLEVSKNLFQALGGKLTVRRRSPQASEVITVFLPVEPSDDATTADSPR